The Niastella koreensis GR20-10 genome includes a window with the following:
- a CDS encoding phosphatidylinositol-specific phospholipase C1-like protein, translated as MKALVCLAVGALACQMNGNPGVPDSTPINKIQVIGSHNSYKRAIDPALFKVLMEKDSNRVKGLAYAHIPIEEQLKMGLNNLEIDCYRDEKGGKYAHPKGLDMVAGQAPYDPNGEMLKPGYKVFHIVDYDFRTDSYTFAGILTRLKNWSKEHPDHNPVFITLEAKGGSEESNTEKLDVKAMDDLDAELVKYLGKENIITPDDVRGKYATLEEAVLKDNWPMLQAAKGKYLFVLDDHGDKRATYMEGHPSLKGRILFVNAEPGTPEAAVLIRNDSKEPGIKELVQKGYIIRTRADGDTRQARVNDRSYFDAACNSGAQIITTDYYLKSTYFNSPYQVYFEGQNKYIRLNPVNNAEN; from the coding sequence ATGAAAGCATTGGTTTGCCTGGCTGTGGGCGCGCTCGCTTGTCAAATGAATGGTAATCCTGGTGTTCCAGATAGCACACCTATCAATAAAATACAGGTAATAGGTTCGCACAACAGTTATAAAAGAGCCATCGACCCCGCACTGTTCAAAGTGCTTATGGAAAAAGACAGCAACCGGGTAAAAGGACTGGCCTATGCGCATATTCCCATTGAAGAGCAATTGAAAATGGGATTGAATAACCTGGAGATCGATTGCTACCGGGATGAGAAAGGCGGCAAATACGCGCACCCAAAAGGGCTCGACATGGTCGCTGGTCAGGCGCCTTATGATCCCAATGGTGAAATGCTGAAACCGGGTTATAAAGTATTTCACATAGTTGATTACGATTTTCGCACCGATTCTTACACCTTTGCTGGTATTTTAACCAGGTTAAAGAACTGGTCGAAAGAACATCCGGATCACAACCCGGTGTTCATTACCCTGGAAGCAAAGGGTGGGAGTGAAGAATCCAACACAGAAAAACTGGATGTAAAAGCAATGGATGACCTGGATGCAGAGCTGGTGAAATACCTGGGAAAAGAAAACATCATTACGCCGGATGATGTACGCGGCAAATACGCCACTTTGGAAGAAGCCGTATTAAAAGATAACTGGCCTATGTTACAGGCAGCCAAAGGTAAATACCTGTTTGTGCTGGACGATCATGGCGACAAACGCGCTACTTATATGGAAGGGCATCCTTCCTTAAAAGGGCGCATTCTATTTGTGAATGCTGAACCTGGTACCCCGGAGGCGGCAGTACTGATTAGAAATGATTCTAAAGAACCCGGCATAAAAGAACTGGTGCAAAAAGGTTACATCATTCGCACCCGGGCCGATGGCGATACCAGGCAAGCTCGTGTTAATGACCGTTCTTATTTTGATGCAGCCTGCAACTCCGGGGCCCAGATAATCACCACGGATTATTATCTGAAAAGCACCTACTTCAACAGTCCTTACCAGGTTTATTTTGAAGGACAGAATAAATACATCCGGTTAAATCCGGTTAACAACGCTGAAAATTAG